In bacterium, a single window of DNA contains:
- a CDS encoding GH92 family glycosyl hydrolase has product MTMRRSLPAAIVLLLAAGTAFAAPDLARDIDPFIGTGGHGHTFPGPTLPFGMVQLSPDTRLTGWDGCGGYHFSDDVVYGFSHTHLSGTGVSDYGDILLMPGCGEPRWENGYPDDPDGGYGSRFCKADERAAAGWYHTVLADDGIAVELTATPRTGLHRYVFPAGREAHVIIDLEHRDKLLDSGLEFPDDRTVAGFRRSDAWARDQLVHFRAAFSRPFTATTNEAGTKAVLAFGNAGGELLIQVAISAVDADGARANLAAEWADFDFAATRAAAFTAWSEFLAPYGVPDDIPAAERTVLATAIYHTAIAPNLFSDVDGRYRGMDRQVHRAAGRDQYTVFSLWDTYRATHPLFTLMQRARTADFANTALSHYVEGGRLPVWELAGNETDCMIGYHSVSFLADAWLKGIHGFDAQLALAAMRDSAERDHFGLAAYRRQGFIGVEDEPESVSKTLEYAYDDACIARFARALGEEETAQAYGRRAQAWRHLYDPVSRCFRPRRNGRFLTPYDPRQVDNNHTEANGWQYRFAAPHHMREHMDLLGGADALAAVLDSLFTVDSATTGRDQADITGRIGQYAHGNEPSHHMGWLYHFAGAPEKSRERIGSILDAFYTPEPDGLIGNEDCGQMSAWYVLAAYGLYDVAPTSGQWLVVPPRHAAMSLRFEDGRTFTTRRVGAGAVRRVTFNGRELTRSWLSHDEVSGGGELVFELGGDEPGAWGRAEADRPGTVPVAAPVVAAPWAIAPGDRFRGETVVRLAAHDPRAQIRWTDKPHRDPRDGTPYTGPLYLERTTELRFVALVDDVAGPVVTARFDAIEHGWQVTTATPPNPQYTAGGPDALIDGRRAGLDWRTGGWQGYDGRDFVATVDLGQPLPLRRAGASLLQDMRSWIFLPREVIVEVSADGTTFREAGRVGHDVPDATEETVRRDLVVELDGSPVRAVRVRAVNFGPVPAWHPGAGGASFLFVDEVILQ; this is encoded by the coding sequence GTGACCATGCGCCGCTCCCTGCCTGCCGCGATCGTGCTGCTCCTGGCCGCCGGAACCGCCTTCGCCGCCCCCGACCTCGCCCGCGACATCGACCCCTTCATCGGCACCGGCGGCCATGGCCACACCTTCCCGGGCCCCACCCTGCCCTTCGGCATGGTGCAGCTCTCGCCCGACACGCGGCTGACCGGCTGGGACGGCTGCGGCGGCTACCACTTCAGCGACGACGTGGTGTACGGCTTCAGCCACACCCACCTGAGCGGCACCGGCGTGAGCGACTACGGCGACATCCTGCTGATGCCCGGCTGCGGCGAGCCGCGCTGGGAGAACGGCTACCCCGACGACCCCGACGGCGGCTACGGCTCGCGCTTCTGCAAGGCCGACGAGCGCGCCGCCGCCGGCTGGTACCACACCGTCCTGGCCGACGACGGCATCGCGGTCGAGCTCACCGCCACCCCGCGCACGGGGCTGCACCGCTACGTCTTCCCCGCCGGCCGCGAGGCGCACGTGATCATCGATCTCGAACACCGGGACAAGCTGCTCGACAGCGGGCTGGAGTTCCCCGACGACCGCACCGTGGCCGGCTTCCGTCGCTCCGACGCCTGGGCCCGCGACCAGCTCGTCCACTTCCGCGCCGCCTTCTCGCGCCCGTTCACCGCCACCACCAACGAGGCCGGCACCAAGGCCGTGCTCGCCTTCGGCAACGCCGGCGGCGAGCTGCTGATCCAGGTGGCGATCTCGGCCGTCGACGCCGACGGTGCCCGCGCCAACCTCGCGGCCGAGTGGGCCGACTTCGACTTCGCCGCCACCCGGGCCGCGGCGTTCACGGCCTGGTCGGAGTTCCTCGCGCCCTACGGCGTGCCCGACGACATCCCCGCCGCCGAGCGCACCGTCCTGGCCACGGCCATCTACCACACGGCCATCGCCCCGAACCTCTTCAGCGACGTCGACGGCCGCTACCGCGGCATGGACCGCCAGGTGCACCGCGCCGCGGGCCGCGACCAGTACACCGTCTTCTCCCTGTGGGACACCTACCGCGCCACGCACCCCCTCTTCACCCTCATGCAGCGCGCCCGCACGGCCGACTTCGCCAACACCGCGCTGTCGCACTACGTCGAGGGCGGCCGCCTGCCCGTGTGGGAGCTCGCCGGCAACGAGACCGACTGCATGATCGGCTACCACAGCGTGAGCTTCCTGGCCGACGCCTGGCTGAAGGGCATCCACGGCTTCGACGCGCAGCTGGCCCTCGCGGCCATGCGCGACAGCGCCGAGCGCGACCACTTCGGGCTGGCGGCCTACCGCCGGCAGGGCTTCATCGGCGTCGAGGACGAGCCCGAATCGGTGAGCAAGACCCTCGAGTACGCCTACGACGACGCCTGCATCGCCCGCTTCGCCCGCGCGCTCGGCGAGGAGGAGACGGCGCAGGCGTACGGCCGGCGCGCCCAGGCCTGGCGGCACCTCTACGACCCGGTGAGCCGCTGCTTCCGGCCGCGCCGCAACGGCCGCTTCCTGACGCCCTACGACCCGCGCCAGGTGGACAACAACCACACCGAGGCCAACGGCTGGCAGTACCGCTTCGCCGCGCCCCACCACATGCGCGAGCACATGGACCTGCTCGGCGGCGCCGACGCCCTGGCGGCCGTGCTCGACTCGCTCTTCACCGTCGACAGCGCCACCACCGGTCGCGACCAGGCCGACATCACCGGCCGCATCGGCCAGTACGCCCACGGCAACGAGCCCAGCCACCACATGGGCTGGCTGTACCACTTCGCGGGCGCCCCGGAGAAGTCGCGCGAGCGGATCGGGTCCATCCTCGACGCGTTCTACACGCCGGAGCCCGACGGCCTGATCGGCAACGAGGACTGCGGCCAGATGAGCGCCTGGTACGTGCTCGCCGCCTACGGCCTGTACGACGTGGCGCCCACCTCGGGCCAGTGGCTCGTCGTGCCGCCGCGGCACGCCGCGATGAGCCTGCGCTTCGAGGACGGCCGCACCTTCACCACGCGGCGGGTCGGCGCGGGGGCCGTGCGGCGCGTGACGTTCAACGGCCGGGAGCTCACCCGCAGCTGGCTCTCCCACGACGAGGTCAGCGGCGGCGGCGAGCTGGTCTTCGAACTGGGCGGCGACGAACCCGGCGCCTGGGGTCGGGCCGAGGCCGATCGTCCGGGCACCGTGCCCGTGGCCGCGCCGGTGGTGGCCGCCCCGTGGGCCATCGCGCCCGGCGACCGCTTCCGCGGCGAGACCGTCGTCCGCCTGGCGGCGCACGACCCGCGGGCACAGATCCGCTGGACCGACAAGCCGCACCGTGACCCCCGCGACGGCACCCCGTACACGGGTCCCCTCTACCTCGAGAGAACCACCGAGCTGCGGTTCGTGGCCCTGGTCGACGACGTGGCCGGCCCCGTGGTGACCGCCCGCTTCGATGCCATCGAGCACGGTTGGCAGGTCACCACCGCGACGCCCCCGAACCCGCAGTACACCGCCGGCGGCCCCGACGCCCTCATCGACGGCCGCCGCGCCGGCCTCGACTGGCGGACCGGCGGCTGGCAGGGCTACGACGGTCGCGACTTCGTGGCCACGGTCGACCTGGGGCAGCCGCTGCCCCTGCGCCGGGCCGGCGCCAGCCTCCTGCAGGACATGCGCTCGTGGATCTTCCTGCCCCGCGAGGTGATCGTCGAAGTGTCCGCCGACGGCACGACGTTCCGCGAGGCCGGTCGGGTCGGCCACGACGTGCCCGACGCCACCGAGGAGACGGTCCGGCGCGATCTCGTCGTCGAGCTGGACGGCTCGCCCGTGCGGGCGGTGCGGGTGCGGGCCGTGAACTTCGGGCCCGTGCCGGCGTGGCATCCGGGCGCCGGCGGCGCGTCGTTCCTCTTCGTGGACGAGGTGATCCTGCAGTAG